In Desulfomicrobium apsheronum, a single window of DNA contains:
- the fusA gene encoding elongation factor G: MQDQLQKQRTFALIGHGGTGKTSVAEMLLFAAGSITRLGKIDEGSTVLDYEPEETKRRGSIQPGFAQLPWKKNLNFLIDTPGDNNFIGDLPYLLQGADNVVLVIDAIDGVKPLTKKIWSEAVKASLPAMVFINKMDRERANFQMAYQGLIDVLGMKPVLLFLPIGSEADFRGMVDVLADKAYAFDENGGLTPIDMPEDLADEVTMTREIAIENIAESSEELMEKYLEEGSLTDEEMATGLRAGIAARMLVPVCVGAAMQNKGAVTLLDTIQNLMTSPLEHEPWLDADGNERPSSPDAPFAAFVFKTIADPFAGQLSVLRVLSGVLSPDAVVLNATKDEKEKIGQILFLEGKKQTPCKQEVGPGAIVAVAKLKNTATGDTLCAEKAPFILPKPALSPSIISYALAAEEKGEEDKVFAAVQKLLDEDINLHLVRNDETGDMLLTGMGQLHIELAVEKVRRRYKTNIILKTPKIPYRETIKGKAQVQGRHKKQSGGRGQFGDCWIRMEPNARSAGYEFLDEIVGGSIPRNYIPAVDKGVQEAAARGFLAGYPLVDFKVAVYDGSYHNVDSSEMAFKIAGSLAFKKAVEMCNPILLEPIMLAAVFIPDEFMGDVIGDLSSRRGRVLGSDSIGGVTEVKAHVPMAEMMKYAPDLRSMTGGQGTFTMEFAHYEECPPNVAEQVIADSKKEED, translated from the coding sequence ATGCAGGATCAACTTCAAAAACAGAGGACTTTCGCCCTGATAGGGCATGGAGGAACCGGAAAGACTTCAGTGGCCGAAATGCTGCTGTTCGCTGCCGGTTCCATCACCAGGCTGGGCAAGATCGACGAGGGCTCGACGGTTCTCGACTACGAACCCGAAGAAACCAAACGCAGGGGCAGTATTCAACCCGGCTTTGCACAGCTCCCCTGGAAGAAGAACCTGAATTTCCTTATCGACACGCCCGGCGACAACAACTTCATAGGCGATCTCCCTTATCTCTTGCAGGGCGCGGACAACGTGGTCCTGGTCATCGACGCCATCGACGGGGTCAAGCCGCTGACCAAGAAGATCTGGTCCGAAGCCGTCAAGGCCTCGCTGCCTGCCATGGTCTTCATCAACAAGATGGATCGTGAACGCGCAAATTTCCAGATGGCCTATCAAGGCCTGATCGACGTCCTGGGCATGAAGCCCGTCCTCCTTTTTCTACCCATCGGCAGCGAAGCCGACTTTCGGGGAATGGTCGATGTCCTGGCCGACAAGGCCTACGCCTTCGATGAGAATGGCGGTCTAACTCCCATCGACATGCCCGAAGACCTGGCCGACGAAGTCACCATGACGCGTGAAATCGCCATCGAGAACATCGCCGAAAGTAGCGAAGAACTGATGGAGAAATACCTGGAGGAAGGCTCGCTCACGGACGAAGAGATGGCCACCGGTCTGCGCGCGGGCATCGCCGCACGCATGCTGGTCCCGGTCTGCGTGGGTGCCGCCATGCAGAACAAGGGCGCGGTCACGCTCCTGGACACCATCCAGAATCTCATGACCTCACCGCTTGAGCACGAGCCCTGGCTCGACGCCGATGGCAACGAACGCCCGTCGAGCCCTGACGCCCCGTTTGCCGCCTTTGTCTTCAAGACCATCGCCGACCCCTTCGCCGGGCAGCTCTCCGTGCTGCGCGTGCTCTCCGGCGTGCTCTCCCCCGACGCCGTCGTCCTCAACGCAACCAAGGACGAAAAGGAAAAGATCGGCCAGATCCTGTTTCTGGAAGGCAAAAAGCAGACGCCCTGCAAGCAGGAAGTCGGCCCCGGAGCCATCGTGGCCGTGGCCAAGCTCAAGAACACGGCCACCGGCGACACCCTGTGCGCAGAAAAGGCCCCCTTCATCCTGCCCAAACCGGCCTTGAGCCCATCCATCATTTCCTATGCCCTGGCCGCCGAGGAAAAAGGCGAGGAAGACAAGGTTTTCGCGGCGGTCCAGAAGCTGCTGGACGAAGACATCAACCTGCATCTGGTCCGCAACGATGAGACCGGCGACATGCTACTTACCGGCATGGGACAGCTGCACATCGAACTGGCCGTGGAAAAGGTCAGACGCCGCTACAAGACAAACATCATCCTGAAGACCCCCAAGATCCCCTACCGCGAGACCATCAAGGGCAAGGCCCAGGTCCAGGGCCGACACAAAAAGCAGTCCGGCGGACGCGGCCAGTTCGGCGACTGCTGGATCCGCATGGAGCCCAACGCCCGCAGCGCGGGCTACGAGTTCCTGGACGAGATCGTCGGCGGCTCCATCCCGCGCAACTACATCCCGGCGGTGGACAAGGGCGTCCAGGAAGCGGCGGCGCGCGGATTTCTGGCCGGTTATCCCTTGGTCGATTTCAAGGTGGCGGTTTACGACGGCTCCTACCACAACGTGGACTCCTCGGAAATGGCGTTCAAGATCGCGGGTTCGCTGGCCTTCAAGAAAGCCGTCGAGATGTGCAACCCGATCCTGCTCGAACCCATCATGCTCGCGGCCGTCTTCATTCCGGACGAGTTCATGGGCGACGTCATCGGCGACCTCTCCAGCAGGCGTGGCCGGGTCCTTGGCTCCGATTCCATCGGCGGCGTGACCGAAGTCAAGGCTCACGTGCCCATGGCCGAAATGATGAAATACGCCCCGGACCTGCGCTCCATGACCGGCGGTCAGGGCACCTTCACCATGGAATTCGCCCATTACGAGGAGTGCCCACCCAACGTGGCCGAACAGGTCATCGCCGACAGCAAGAAGGAAGAAGATTAA